One Helicobacter cetorum MIT 00-7128 DNA window includes the following coding sequences:
- a CDS encoding PD-(D/E)XK nuclease family protein codes for MSDYQTFFNEIELALKELEIKRTRGLHDYNVFSVFMSESDEVKHSKILHSFLDPMGGHYQKDLFLKAFLKVCHLESFGFNGADTKIVKKEVTTNNHRRIDLFLSDGFKHIILEDKIYAGDDENQISDYILGVIEDYKIEDAQDICVLYLTKEERLPSQNSLGDFKIDESNAKLFYKGNNEDILKLENVEQGIFFKNLCYEREIKKWVKECLKEVDILKSKAKEVGDLNDFSVIFKHYEKLLDKLYHKEQNMNSELHQIMEVNYEIAKEVAENVDNFGVEAAKEVHRNFDSFRVETAMDFFKEVEELLKEKIERESWDKEWEVNVNRNMSDENRMQKRVENRNGSSEFLLRIAPKGFSSVKYGIRKQCYTFDFGFLKDFMHQAFIGLRKHKKLEPVDIEYFETKLKKPYKADKIMSSTLRSYYANTCHIDFKEGKFVETQFAENSLDGDFIASILNKEATAQNFCTFILDYFNEHKELVETLNANIKKYTEK; via the coding sequence ATGAGCGATTATCAAACATTTTTTAATGAAATAGAACTCGCCTTAAAAGAGCTTGAGATAAAAAGAACCAGGGGCTTACACGATTACAATGTGTTTAGCGTATTTATGAGTGAGAGCGATGAAGTGAAACATTCTAAAATCTTACATTCATTCTTAGACCCTATGGGGGGACACTATCAAAAAGACTTGTTTTTAAAGGCGTTTTTAAAGGTGTGTCATTTAGAGAGTTTTGGTTTTAATGGTGCGGATACTAAGATTGTCAAAAAAGAAGTTACTACAAATAACCATAGGCGAATAGATTTATTTTTAAGCGATGGGTTTAAGCATATTATTTTAGAAGATAAGATATACGCAGGCGATGATGAAAATCAAATTTCTGATTATATTTTAGGCGTAATTGAGGACTATAAGATTGAAGACGCACAAGATATTTGTGTCTTGTATTTGACTAAAGAAGAACGCTTGCCTAGTCAAAACAGCTTAGGCGATTTTAAAATAGATGAGAGTAATGCAAAGCTATTTTATAAGGGCAATAATGAAGACATTCTTAAATTAGAAAATGTAGAGCAAGGCATATTTTTTAAAAACCTTTGCTATGAAAGAGAGATAAAAAAATGGGTTAAAGAGTGCTTGAAAGAAGTGGATATACTCAAATCAAAAGCCAAAGAAGTGGGCGATTTGAATGACTTTAGCGTGATTTTCAAGCATTACGAGAAATTATTAGACAAACTTTATCATAAGGAGCAAAACATGAATAGTGAATTACACCAAATAATGGAAGTCAATTATGAAATAGCCAAGGAAGTGGCTGAGAATGTTGATAATTTTGGCGTTGAAGCAGCTAAAGAAGTGCATAGGAATTTTGATAGTTTTAGAGTTGAAACAGCTATGGATTTTTTCAAAGAAGTTGAAGAGCTTTTAAAAGAGAAAATTGAAAGAGAGAGCTGGGATAAAGAATGGGAAGTTAATGTTAATCGTAACATGAGCGATGAAAATAGAATGCAAAAGCGTGTTGAGAATAGAAATGGTTCATCGGAATTTTTACTAAGAATAGCTCCCAAAGGTTTTAGTAGTGTTAAATATGGAATAAGAAAGCAATGTTATACATTTGATTTTGGATTTTTAAAGGATTTTATGCATCAAGCATTCATAGGGCTTAGAAAGCATAAAAAACTAGAGCCTGTTGATATAGAGTATTTTGAAACGAAACTTAAAAAACCTTATAAGGCAGATAAAATTATGAGTAGCACCTTAAGAAGCTACTATGCAAATACTTGCCATATTGATTTTAAAGAAGGGAAGTTTGTAGAAACTCAATTTGCTGAGAATAGTCTAGATGGGGATTTTATAGCAAGCATTTTGAATAAAGAAGCAACGGCACAAAATTTTTGCACATTTATTTTAGACTACTTCAACGAGCATAAAGAATTGGTGGAGACACTAAACGCTAACATTAAAAAATACACAGAAAAATAA
- the speA gene encoding arginine decarboxylase: MREVHDYGIKFWSNNEFKIEKGLVKVCHGKNPALLEIVQSVREKGYRGPLLMRFPHLVQKQIKSLFDAFSLAIKEYQYGGAFKAVFPLKVNQMPSFVLPLVEGAKGLDYGLEAGSKSELIIAMSYTNPTTPITVNGFKDKEMIELGFIAKSMKHEITLTIEGLNELKTIIAVAKQNDFLACPKIGIRIRLHSTGTGIWAKSGGINSKFGLSSTEVLEAMRLLEENDLLEHFHMIHFHIGSQISDISPLKKALREAGNLYAELRKMGAKNLKSVNIGGGLAVEYTQHKHHQDKNYTLEEFSADVVFLLKEIVKNKQEIEPDIFIESGRYISANHAVLVAPVLELFSHEYNEKSLKIKENNNPPLIDEMLDLLANINEKNAIEYLHDSFDHTESLFTLFDLGYIDLIDRSNTEVLAHLIVKKAVQLLCFKDHNDILRIQEQVQERYLLNCSFFQSLPDYWGLKQNFPVMPLNKLDEKPTRSASLWDITCDSDGEIAFDSTKPLFLHDIDVDEEEYFLAFFLVGAYQEVLGMKHNLFTHPTEFSVIFDEKGDYEVEDICEAQTILDVLDDLDYDTKEIERILKQKIEDNNALDMEEKKEIMGRLYVMLSENGYLRTIS; encoded by the coding sequence ATGCGTGAAGTTCATGATTATGGGATTAAATTTTGGAGCAATAATGAATTTAAGATAGAAAAAGGGTTGGTTAAGGTTTGTCATGGCAAGAACCCTGCGCTTTTAGAAATTGTTCAGAGCGTGCGTGAGAAGGGCTATAGAGGGCCATTACTCATGCGATTCCCCCATTTGGTGCAAAAACAAATTAAAAGTTTGTTTGATGCGTTTTCTTTGGCGATTAAAGAGTATCAATATGGTGGGGCTTTTAAGGCGGTTTTCCCACTCAAGGTTAATCAAATGCCTTCTTTTGTTTTGCCTTTGGTTGAGGGGGCTAAAGGTTTGGATTATGGTTTAGAGGCTGGAAGTAAATCAGAATTAATCATTGCTATGAGCTATACAAATCCCACAACTCCCATTACTGTGAATGGCTTTAAAGATAAAGAAATGATTGAACTTGGATTTATCGCTAAAAGCATGAAACATGAGATTACTCTAACGATTGAGGGTTTGAATGAATTAAAAACCATTATCGCTGTGGCGAAGCAAAATGATTTTTTAGCTTGCCCTAAAATTGGCATTCGTATCCGTTTGCATAGCACCGGCACCGGAATTTGGGCTAAAAGTGGGGGGATTAATTCTAAATTTGGTTTGAGTAGCACAGAAGTTTTAGAGGCCATGCGTTTGTTAGAAGAAAATGATTTATTGGAGCATTTTCATATGATACATTTTCACATAGGCTCTCAAATCAGTGATATATCACCTTTAAAAAAGGCCTTAAGAGAGGCGGGTAACTTGTATGCAGAGTTGCGTAAAATGGGGGCTAAGAACTTAAAAAGCGTGAATATTGGAGGTGGGTTAGCCGTAGAATACACTCAACATAAGCACCATCAAGATAAGAACTATACTTTAGAAGAATTTAGTGCTGATGTGGTGTTCTTACTCAAAGAAATTGTTAAGAACAAACAAGAAATAGAGCCTGATATTTTCATTGAATCAGGGCGTTATATTTCAGCCAATCATGCGGTGTTGGTGGCTCCGGTTTTAGAATTGTTTTCGCATGAATACAACGAAAAATCCTTGAAAATCAAAGAGAATAACAACCCCCCCTTAATTGATGAAATGCTAGATTTGCTTGCTAATATCAATGAAAAAAATGCTATTGAGTATTTGCATGATAGTTTTGACCATACCGAGTCATTATTCACACTTTTTGATTTGGGTTATATTGATTTGATTGATAGAAGTAATACCGAAGTTCTAGCTCATTTGATTGTTAAAAAAGCGGTGCAATTACTTTGTTTTAAAGACCATAACGATATTTTACGCATTCAAGAGCAAGTCCAAGAGCGTTATTTATTGAATTGCTCGTTTTTTCAAAGCTTGCCAGATTATTGGGGTTTGAAACAGAATTTTCCTGTCATGCCATTAAATAAATTAGATGAAAAGCCCACTAGAAGTGCGAGCTTGTGGGATATTACTTGTGATAGCGATGGCGAAATTGCTTTTGATTCCACTAAGCCCTTGTTTTTGCATGATATAGATGTAGATGAGGAAGAATACTTTTTAGCATTCTTTTTAGTAGGGGCGTATCAAGAAGTTTTAGGTATGAAACACAATTTGTTTACACACCCCACGGAGTTTAGCGTAATCTTTGATGAAAAGGGCGATTATGAAGTAGAAGATATTTGTGAAGCCCAAACAATTTTAGATGTGTTAGATGATTTGGATTATGATACCAAAGAGATTGAACGCATTTTAAAGCAAAAAATTGAAGATAATAATGCCCTAGATATGGAAGAGAAGAAAGAAATTATGGGTCGCTTGTATGTCATGCTGAGTGAAAATGGGTATTTGCGCACGATTTCTTAA
- a CDS encoding glycosyltransferase → MVIVLVVDSFKNISNGTSMTAFRFFEALKKRGHIMRVVAPNIENLGSEEEGYYSVKERYIPISTEFSHRQHILFAKPDKEVLKRAFKDADIIHTYLPFLLEKVAVKIARKMKIPYIGSFHLQPEHISYNMKMQRFGWFNRALFAWFKCAHYRYIHHIHCPSKLIQEEIEKHGYGGKKYAISNGFDPMFKGDREQIHSLFETTPFKIVMVGRYSNEKNQSVLIEAISLSKHKKDIVLLLKGKGPNEKKLQHLAKKLGVEVEFGFVDSKELLEILKTCTLYVHAANVEGEAIACLEAISVGIVPIIANSSLSATKQFALDERSLFEANNAKDLSAKIDWWLENPLERERMQKEYAKSALNYTLESSVDKIERVYQEAILDFNNNPQLFASYAR, encoded by the coding sequence ATGGTTATTGTTTTAGTGGTTGATAGTTTTAAAAATATTAGTAATGGCACTTCTATGACGGCATTTCGTTTTTTTGAGGCTTTAAAAAAAAGGGGGCATATTATGAGAGTGGTTGCTCCAAATATTGAAAATTTAGGGAGCGAGGAAGAGGGGTATTATAGCGTGAAAGAGCGTTACATTCCTATTTCTACTGAATTTTCTCATCGCCAACACATTCTTTTTGCTAAGCCGGACAAAGAAGTGTTAAAAAGAGCTTTCAAGGATGCGGATATTATTCATACTTACTTGCCTTTTTTGTTAGAAAAAGTAGCTGTAAAAATCGCACGAAAAATGAAGATTCCCTATATTGGATCGTTTCACTTGCAACCTGAACATATTAGCTACAATATGAAAATGCAACGCTTTGGGTGGTTTAATAGGGCGCTTTTTGCTTGGTTTAAATGTGCGCACTATCGTTATATCCATCATATTCATTGCCCTTCTAAGTTAATTCAAGAAGAAATAGAAAAGCATGGTTATGGGGGGAAAAAGTATGCTATTTCCAATGGGTTTGACCCTATGTTTAAGGGCGATAGGGAGCAAATTCATAGCCTTTTTGAGACAACACCTTTTAAAATTGTTATGGTTGGGCGTTATTCTAATGAAAAAAATCAAAGCGTTTTAATAGAGGCGATTTCTTTAAGCAAGCATAAAAAAGACATTGTATTGCTATTGAAAGGCAAAGGGCCTAATGAAAAAAAGTTACAACATCTAGCTAAAAAATTGGGCGTAGAAGTGGAATTTGGATTTGTTGATTCAAAAGAATTATTAGAGATTTTAAAAACTTGCACTCTTTATGTGCATGCAGCGAATGTGGAGGGTGAGGCGATTGCATGTTTAGAGGCCATTAGTGTGGGAATTGTCCCTATTATCGCTAATAGCTCTTTGAGTGCGACCAAGCAATTTGCCTTAGATGAGCGCTCCTTATTTGAGGCTAATAATGCTAAAGATTTGAGCGCTAAAATTGATTGGTGGCTAGAAAATCCGCTTGAAAGAGAGCGCATGCAAAAAGAATATGCAAAAAGCGCTTTAAATTACACGCTAGAAAGCTCAGTGGATAAAATAGAGCGAGTTTATCAAGAGGCGATTTTGGATTTTAATAACAATCCGCAACTATTTGCTAGTTATGCGAGATGA
- a CDS encoding PaaI family thioesterase — protein MAEPTIFNPIDYDSLETCKNLNPTITGELVVLEKDKAEVRFKGNEGMAYEDNFIHVGFLLGACNYVALCALNKKHSVVVSNKINFYAPLELHQDALIKAQVIQDGGKKVEIRVEAFVLDIQVLEGTIEIVVFDKKPFKFNFKEE, from the coding sequence GTGGCAGAACCAACGATTTTTAACCCCATTGATTATGATTCTTTGGAAACTTGCAAGAATTTGAATCCCACTATAACCGGCGAGTTAGTTGTATTAGAAAAAGATAAAGCCGAAGTGCGTTTCAAGGGCAATGAGGGCATGGCGTATGAAGATAATTTTATCCATGTGGGTTTCTTGCTTGGAGCTTGCAATTATGTCGCATTATGTGCGTTAAACAAAAAGCATAGCGTTGTGGTTTCTAATAAGATTAATTTTTATGCCCCCCTTGAATTACATCAAGATGCTTTGATTAAGGCGCAAGTTATTCAAGATGGCGGAAAGAAAGTTGAAATAAGAGTAGAGGCATTTGTATTGGATATTCAGGTTTTAGAGGGAACAATAGAAATCGTCGTTTTTGATAAAAAACCTTTTAAATTTAATTTTAAAGAAGAGTAA
- the cmoB gene encoding tRNA 5-methoxyuridine(34)/uridine 5-oxyacetic acid(34) synthase CmoB, which produces MLVCYDSLNQKALLEEIMALRPWRKGPFEISGVKIDSEWDSSIKWDLIKNATNLKDKVVADVGCNNGYYLFKMLDYKPKSLVGFDPGILVKKQFEFLAPFFDKENKIIYEPLGVEDLEEKYSNIFDVVFCLGVLYHRKSPLDTLKSLFLSLKSQGELILDTLIFDSPLDIALCPKKTYAKMKNTYFIPSISALKGWCERVGFKDFETISVLKTTPKEQHKTDFILGQSLEDFLDKKDSSKTLEGYPAPLRGYFKMRKK; this is translated from the coding sequence ATGCTCGTTTGTTATGATAGTTTGAATCAAAAAGCTCTTTTAGAAGAAATTATGGCATTAAGACCATGGCGTAAAGGCCCTTTTGAAATTTCTGGTGTAAAAATTGATAGCGAATGGGATAGTTCCATTAAATGGGATTTAATCAAAAATGCTACGAATTTGAAAGACAAGGTTGTGGCTGATGTGGGCTGTAATAATGGCTATTATTTGTTTAAGATGTTAGATTACAAGCCTAAAAGTTTGGTGGGGTTTGACCCGGGAATCTTAGTCAAAAAGCAATTTGAATTTTTAGCCCCTTTTTTTGATAAAGAAAATAAAATCATTTATGAGCCTTTGGGGGTTGAAGATTTAGAAGAAAAGTATTCTAATATTTTTGATGTGGTATTTTGTCTAGGGGTGCTATACCATAGAAAAAGCCCGCTAGATACTCTTAAATCTCTATTTCTTTCTTTGAAATCTCAAGGAGAACTGATTTTAGATACTCTAATTTTTGATTCACCTTTAGATATAGCCCTTTGTCCTAAAAAAACTTATGCCAAAATGAAAAACACTTATTTTATTCCAAGTATCAGTGCGTTAAAAGGGTGGTGCGAAAGGGTAGGGTTTAAGGATTTTGAAACTATTAGCGTTTTAAAGACCACGCCTAAAGAACAGCATAAAACAGACTTTATTTTGGGGCAAAGTTTAGAAGATTTTTTGGACAAAAAGGATAGCTCTAAGACATTAGAGGGCTACCCCGCCCCTTTAAGAGGATATTTTAAAATGCGTAAGAAGTAG
- the metG gene encoding methionine--tRNA ligase yields MQKTLITTPIYYVNDVPHIGHAYTTFIADTLKKYYTLKGENAFFLTGTDEHGQKIEQSAKLRNQSPKAYADSISAIFKNQWDFFNLDYDYFIRTTDSEHQVCVQNAFEIMLKKGDIYKGTYTGHYCVSCESYCTASKTDSKDDKVLCLDCLRETTLLEEESYFFRLSAYQKPLLDFYAKNPEVILPTYRKNEVIAFIEQGLLDLSITRTSFEWGIPIPKNLNAKNNNDKKHVVYVWLDALLNYVSALGYLNALEDKMVHFEHARHIVGKDILRFHAIYWPAFLMSLGLPLFKELCVHGWWTIEGVKMSKSLGNVLDAQKLATEYGVEELRYFLLREVPFGQDGDFSIKALTERINANLNNDLGNLLNRLLGMAKKYHFNHSLKAEKITTYYSKELENAHQILDNANLFVPKMQLHKALEELFRVYDFLNKLIAREEPWVLYKNHELGKLEALLSLIANVLLESSFLLYAFMPKSATKLASAFNVEISPKNYERFFKSKELQDIILKDTEPLFSKIERVEEKEPEKIQEKQATESYISIDDFKKVEIKVGLVKEAQKIEKSNKLLRLKVDLGENRLRQIISGIALDYEPTNLIGQMVCVVANLKPAKLMGEISEGMILAVRDSNGLALISPMSEKTAGSLIS; encoded by the coding sequence ATGCAAAAAACTCTAATTACTACCCCTATTTATTATGTGAATGATGTTCCCCATATCGGTCATGCTTATACGACTTTCATTGCAGATACCCTTAAAAAATACTATACCTTAAAGGGCGAGAACGCCTTTTTTTTAACCGGCACTGATGAGCATGGGCAAAAAATTGAGCAAAGTGCGAAATTAAGAAATCAAAGCCCTAAAGCTTATGCCGATAGCATTAGTGCGATTTTTAAAAATCAATGGGATTTTTTTAATTTAGATTATGATTATTTTATCCGCACCACAGATAGCGAGCATCAAGTTTGCGTGCAAAATGCCTTTGAAATCATGCTTAAAAAAGGGGATATTTATAAAGGCACTTATACGGGGCATTATTGTGTGAGCTGTGAGAGTTATTGCACAGCGTCCAAAACAGATAGTAAAGATGATAAGGTTTTATGTCTAGATTGTTTAAGAGAGACCACGCTTTTAGAAGAAGAGAGCTATTTTTTTAGGTTGAGTGCGTATCAAAAACCTTTATTGGATTTTTATGCTAAAAACCCTGAAGTGATTTTGCCTACCTATCGTAAAAATGAAGTGATAGCCTTTATTGAACAAGGCCTACTAGACTTGTCTATCACACGCACAAGTTTTGAGTGGGGCATTCCTATACCTAAAAATTTAAATGCAAAAAACAATAATGATAAAAAGCATGTGGTGTATGTTTGGTTAGACGCTTTATTAAACTATGTGAGTGCGTTAGGCTATTTGAATGCCTTAGAAGACAAAATGGTGCATTTTGAGCATGCAAGACATATTGTAGGTAAGGATATTTTGCGTTTTCATGCGATTTATTGGCCAGCCTTTTTAATGAGCTTAGGTTTGCCACTTTTTAAAGAGCTCTGTGTGCATGGGTGGTGGACAATAGAAGGCGTGAAAATGAGTAAGAGCTTGGGAAATGTCTTAGACGCTCAAAAACTCGCTACAGAATATGGGGTAGAAGAATTACGCTATTTTTTATTGCGTGAAGTGCCTTTTGGACAAGATGGGGATTTTTCTATAAAGGCGCTAACAGAAAGAATTAATGCGAATTTAAATAACGATTTGGGTAATTTATTAAATCGTTTGCTGGGCATGGCTAAAAAATACCACTTTAATCATTCCTTGAAAGCTGAAAAAATCACCACTTATTATTCTAAAGAATTGGAGAATGCGCATCAAATTTTAGATAACGCTAATCTTTTCGTGCCAAAAATGCAATTGCATAAAGCTTTAGAAGAACTATTTAGAGTTTATGATTTTTTAAACAAACTTATTGCTAGAGAAGAACCATGGGTTTTATATAAAAATCATGAATTAGGAAAATTAGAAGCCTTGCTCAGCTTGATTGCTAATGTGCTTTTAGAATCTAGCTTTTTACTTTATGCGTTTATGCCAAAGAGCGCTACTAAGTTAGCTAGTGCCTTTAATGTAGAAATTTCGCCCAAAAATTACGAACGCTTTTTTAAGTCTAAAGAGTTGCAAGATATTATCCTCAAAGACACTGAGCCTTTATTTTCTAAAATAGAGAGAGTTGAAGAAAAAGAGCCAGAAAAAATTCAAGAAAAGCAAGCAACAGAGAGTTATATCAGTATTGATGATTTTAAAAAAGTAGAGATTAAAGTAGGGCTAGTTAAAGAGGCTCAAAAAATTGAAAAATCCAATAAATTATTACGCTTAAAAGTAGATTTAGGCGAAAATCGTTTGAGACAGATTATTTCAGGAATCGCCCTAGATTATGAGCCAACAAATTTGATAGGTCAAATGGTGTGTGTTGTGGCGAATCTAAAACCAGCAAAACTTATGGGCGAAATAAGTGAAGGCATGATACTAGCTGTGCGAGATAGTAACGGATTAGCTTTAATTAGCCCCATGAGTGAAAAAACAGCAGGAAGTTTGATTAGTTAA
- the cfaS gene encoding cyclopropane fatty acid synthase, which yields MISKFLLKNMFKQWKNGDYQVIFWDNSVYRNGEHSPKFTLKINRPLKFSDIKKDMSLTIAEAYMDGVIDIEGSMDEVMYSLYLQTKYEHLHKHDNARPIQKPIKESSNISKHYDLGNDFYSIWLDETLSYSCAYFKKDDDTLYTAQLQKLDHTLKKLHLKEGEKLLDIGCGWGYLSIKAAKEYGAEVMGITISNEQYKQANKRVQELGLEDKVTIKLMNYQDLDGRMYRFDKVVSVGMFEHVGKDNLPFYFKKVKEVLKTGGMFLLHSILCCFEGKTNAWVDKYIFPGGYLPSLREVMSIMSECDFHLLMAESLRIHYAKTLDIWQENFMQHLDKVKKLGYDERFIRMWDLYLRTCASAFRVGSVDLFQLLLTNSVDNTLPLTKEYIYQ from the coding sequence ATGATTTCAAAATTTTTGCTCAAAAATATGTTTAAACAATGGAAAAATGGCGATTATCAAGTGATATTTTGGGACAATAGTGTTTATAGAAATGGCGAGCATTCTCCTAAATTCACCCTTAAAATCAATCGCCCCTTAAAATTTAGCGATATTAAAAAGGACATGTCTTTAACCATTGCTGAAGCTTATATGGACGGCGTGATTGATATTGAAGGTTCAATGGATGAAGTGATGTATTCATTATATTTGCAAACCAAGTATGAGCATTTGCATAAACATGATAACGCTAGACCTATCCAAAAGCCTATCAAAGAAAGCTCCAATATTTCTAAGCATTATGATTTAGGGAATGATTTTTATTCTATTTGGCTAGATGAGACTTTGAGCTATTCATGCGCTTATTTTAAAAAGGACGATGACACCCTTTATACAGCCCAACTCCAAAAGCTAGACCACACTCTAAAAAAGCTCCATTTAAAAGAAGGCGAAAAACTCCTTGATATAGGCTGTGGCTGGGGCTATCTCTCTATCAAAGCCGCCAAAGAATATGGGGCTGAAGTTATGGGAATTACTATCTCTAATGAGCAATACAAACAAGCTAACAAACGGGTTCAAGAGCTAGGTTTAGAAGATAAAGTAACGATAAAATTGATGAATTACCAAGATTTAGATGGCAGAATGTATCGCTTTGATAAAGTGGTGAGTGTGGGCATGTTTGAGCATGTAGGCAAGGATAACTTACCCTTTTATTTCAAAAAGGTTAAAGAAGTTTTAAAAACCGGTGGCATGTTTTTACTCCACTCTATTTTATGCTGTTTTGAAGGCAAGACTAACGCATGGGTGGATAAATACATCTTTCCGGGTGGGTATTTACCTTCGTTAAGAGAAGTGATGAGCATAATGAGTGAGTGCGATTTTCATTTGCTTATGGCTGAAAGTTTGCGGATCCATTACGCTAAGACCTTAGATATTTGGCAAGAAAATTTTATGCAACATTTAGACAAGGTCAAAAAGCTCGGTTATGATGAACGCTTTATTCGCATGTGGGACTTGTATTTAAGAACTTGTGCATCAGCGTTTAGGGTAGGAAGCGTGGATTTATTCCAACTGCTATTAACTAACAGCGTGGATAACACCTTGCCTTTAACCAAAGAATACATCTATCAATAA
- a CDS encoding mechanosensitive ion channel family protein has protein sequence MRLLWWLLVLLLLANPLVALEKQEKDHEVDTIDLFLIFNQINQLNQVIETYKKDPEKSAEISLYNDQKNDLIKSLTSKVLNERDKIGIDIRLNLKEQEKIKKRLAQSIKGDDFYTFIKDRLALDSLLIDEILYQFIEKIRSNIDVFSEEKDVESISNAFILRLGQFKLYALPKNLDSIKTHELEELFSKYQLRLATYTEVLRYIKNHPKEVLPKNLIMEVNMDFVLNKISSLLPFTSHSLQVSKIVLSLTILVLLLGLRRLITILLARMLDFIFELMRQNKEMHLNVQNNIISPVSIFLLIFSCDVSLDIFYYPNTSPHKISMWVGVVYIMLLAWLVMALFKGYGTALVTNIATKSTHNFRKEVINLILKIVYFLIFIVALLAILKQLGFNISAIIASLGIGGLAVALAVKDVLANFFASVILLLDNSFSQGDWIVCGEVEGTVVEMGLRRTTIRAFDNALLFVPNSELAGKSIRNWSRRKVGRRIKMQIGLAYNSSQSALELCVKDIRGMLEEHPKIANAKDSALQNVSDYRYMFKKDIVSINDFLGYKSNLFVFLDEFAPSSINILVYCFSKTVVWGEWLEVKEDVMLKIMEIVEKHRLSFAFPSQSLYVESLPEITLKKGSKAY, from the coding sequence ATGCGGTTGTTATGGTGGTTATTGGTTTTATTGCTATTGGCAAATCCCTTAGTGGCACTTGAAAAACAAGAAAAAGACCATGAGGTAGATACGATTGATTTGTTTTTGATTTTTAATCAAATCAACCAACTTAATCAAGTGATTGAAACTTACAAAAAAGATCCAGAAAAGAGTGCTGAAATCTCTCTATACAACGACCAAAAGAATGATTTGATTAAAAGCTTGACTTCTAAAGTATTGAATGAAAGAGATAAGATTGGCATTGATATTAGGCTTAATTTAAAGGAGCAAGAAAAAATCAAAAAGCGTTTAGCCCAAAGCATTAAGGGCGATGATTTTTACACTTTCATTAAAGATAGATTAGCCCTAGATTCGTTATTGATTGATGAAATTTTATATCAATTTATAGAAAAAATTAGAAGTAATATTGATGTTTTTAGTGAAGAAAAAGATGTAGAGAGTATCAGTAATGCTTTTATCTTACGCTTGGGACAATTCAAGCTCTATGCCTTGCCTAAGAATTTAGACAGCATTAAAACGCATGAATTAGAAGAGCTTTTTAGCAAGTATCAATTAAGACTAGCTACCTATACAGAAGTCTTGCGTTATATTAAAAATCATCCCAAAGAAGTGCTTCCTAAAAACTTGATTATGGAAGTGAATATGGATTTTGTGCTGAATAAAATCAGTAGTCTCTTGCCTTTTACAAGCCATAGCTTGCAGGTGAGTAAAATCGTGCTTTCATTAACGATTTTGGTGTTGTTGTTAGGGCTAAGGCGTTTGATTACCATTCTTTTAGCCAGAATGCTAGATTTTATTTTTGAGCTTATGCGCCAAAATAAAGAAATGCATTTAAATGTGCAAAACAATATTATTTCGCCGGTTTCTATTTTTTTATTGATTTTTAGTTGCGATGTCTCATTAGATATTTTTTATTACCCTAATACATCACCGCATAAGATTTCTATGTGGGTGGGCGTGGTGTATATCATGCTCTTAGCATGGTTAGTAATGGCGCTCTTTAAAGGCTATGGGACAGCATTAGTAACGAATATCGCTACAAAAAGCACGCATAATTTTAGAAAAGAAGTTATCAACTTGATTTTAAAAATTGTGTATTTTTTGATTTTTATTGTTGCGCTTTTAGCGATTTTAAAACAACTAGGGTTTAATATTTCAGCCATTATTGCGTCTTTAGGAATTGGTGGCTTAGCGGTCGCTTTAGCGGTTAAAGATGTTTTGGCAAATTTCTTTGCCTCTGTAATCTTACTCTTAGACAATTCGTTTTCTCAGGGGGATTGGATTGTGTGTGGCGAAGTGGAAGGCACCGTGGTAGAAATGGGATTAAGACGCACTACTATTAGAGCTTTTGATAACGCTCTTTTATTTGTGCCAAATTCTGAGTTAGCCGGAAAATCCATTAGAAATTGGAGTAGGCGTAAGGTGGGAAGACGCATTAAAATGCAAATAGGCTTAGCCTATAATTCTAGTCAAAGCGCTTTAGAGCTTTGTGTGAAAGATATTAGAGGGATGCTAGAAGAGCACCCAAAAATTGCTAATGCTAAGGATAGTGCTTTGCAGAATGTGAGTGATTATCGCTACATGTTTAAAAAAGATATTGTTTCAATTAATGACTTTTTAGGGTATAAGAGCAATTTATTTGTCTTTTTAGATGAATTTGCACCTAGTTCTATCAATATTTTGGTGTATTGCTTTTCTAAAACGGTTGTTTGGGGGGAGTGGCTAGAAGTCAAAGAAGATGTGATGTTAAAAATCATGGAAATTGTAGAAAAGCACCGCCTAAGCTTTGCTTTTCCTTCGCAGAGTTTGTATGTGGAGAGTTTGCCAGAGATTACCCTAAAAAAAGGGTCTAAGGCTTATTGA